One genomic region from Opisthocomus hoazin isolate bOpiHoa1 chromosome Z, bOpiHoa1.hap1, whole genome shotgun sequence encodes:
- the FBXO4 gene encoding F-box only protein 4 gives MSWHRRMTACPSTPHHPPAPAHSVREAVRLSAMADGGVGERGGLEAAVRGRLRILRERWARGTRERGDTAAFAGPPRPTLPEDEEVSALQTLPIDVQLNIMSFLSPQDLCHLGSTSCYWRAAVQDPLLWRYFLLRDLPFWTSVDWKSLPDVEIFNKAFSEVSDNVLHDYMAVYKKSCPQNRRSLKSSRPRYGAVTSFLQSLVTQAEPRFAMFGPGLEELDDSLVQKMMTCPEILLVVGLPQRQIHGIGSGVTFQFNNNQKFNILTLYSTTSVERRRARAEQAVAVNKMFYQDNSVAGNQQAVHYSVIAQVKKVCEVVDGFIYVANAEAHKNHDRQEELARILAMIDPALGPPNRPLLVLSCVSHMGMKRIPCVYVAHQLQLNLLRQPWMVQDTVAATLAGLLNGIEWLLEEANSKNAQ, from the exons ATGAGCTGGCACAGGAGGATGACTGCGTGTCCCTCCACGCCGCATCACCCGCCGGCGCCGGCGCACTCGGTTCGAGAGGCGGTGAGGCTCAGCGCCATGGCCGACGGCGGAGTGGGGGAGCGCGGTGGTTTGGAGGCTGCCGTGCGGGGTCGTCTCCGCATCCTCCGGGAGCGTTGGGCGCGGGGGACCCGCGAACGCGGCGATACCGCCGCGTTCGCGGGTCCCCCGCGCCCAACGCTCCCGGAAGATGAGGAGGTGAGCGCACTGCAGACGCTGCCG ATCGACGTGCAGCTGAACATCATGTCCTTCCTCTCACCCCAAGATCTGTGCCATTTAGGAAGCACGAGTTGTTACTGGAGGGCGGCTGTGCAAGATCCTTTGTTGTGGAGGTATTTTCTCCTGAGGGATCTCCCTTTCTGGACATCCGTTGATTGGAAATCGCTCCCAGATGTGGAGATTTTTAATAAAGCCTTTTCAGAAGTCAGCGATAATGTGCTGCACGATTACATGGCAGT ATATAAAAAAAGCTGTCCTCAGAATAGAAGAAGTTTGAAATCAAGCCGCCCCCGGTATGGAGCTGTGACTTCCTTTTTGCAGTCGCTGGTCACTCAGGCAGAACCTCGCTTTGCTATGTTTGGGCCGGGTTTGGAAGAGCTGGACGACTCCTTAGTGCAAAAGATGATGACATGCCCAGAAATTCTGCTAGTAGTTGGCCTACCTCAAAGACAAATTCATG gaaTTGGATCAGGAGTCACTTTTCAGTTTAATAACAATCAAAAATTCAATATTCTGACACTGTATTCTACCACCAG TGTggaaaggaggagagcaagggCAGAGCAAGCGGTTGCTGTGAATAAGATGTTCTACCAAGACAACAGCGTAGCAGGGAATCAGCAAGCTGTGCACTACAGTGTGATAGCTCAAGTGAAAAAGGTGTGCGAGGTAGTTGATGGATTCATTTATGTTGCCAATGCAGAAGCTCATAAAA ATCATGATCGTCAAGAGGAACTGGCTCGTATTTTGGCAATGATTGATCCAGCCCTTGGGCCACCGAACAGACCTCTGCTAGTTTTGTCTTGTGTCTCTCACATGGGTATGAAAAGAATTCCGTGTGTTTACGTGGCACATCAGTTGCAACTAAATCTGCTGCGTCAGCCCTGGATG
- the RIMOC1 gene encoding RAB7A-interacting MON1-CCZ1 complex subunit 1 translates to MAEAGGAVPALRPRLAALGRRLAALRGAGEDSFFARGSAAVDRLNDLCGQGKERAVTLSQLYTQAVLDITYFEENQLVDEDFPEESSMQKIKELICILSEPEALVRECNINEEPINILGAELLECLYWRKGALLYMYCHTAKERNEWLRENIAIFKKCLNDGVHYLMKMLSFRCPHQLNEDVSLQDKDTARLLSEGVFSDTHLLAMMYSGEMCYWGLQHCGEEKQESLEATDPVCSSGPSCRSQSVSLDFRETGKNMLTKYVAVCEGPLKGQGWNTTAAKQMLRCFVKSHD, encoded by the exons ATGGCGGAGGCGGGGGGCGCGGTCCCGGCGCTGCGGCCGCGGCTGGCGGCGCTGGGCCGGCGGCTGGCGGCGCTCAGGGGAGCGGGCGAGG ACAGCTTCTTCGCCAGGGGCTCTGCTGCCGTGGACAGGCTGAACGACCTCTGTGGCCAAGGGAAGGAACGTGCTGTCACGCTTTCGCAGCTCTACACGCAG GCTGTCCTAGACATAACATATTTTGAGGAAAACCAGCTTGTGGATGAAGATTTTCCAGAAGAATCTTCCATGCAGAAAATTAAAGAACTAATTTGCATTCTTTCAGAACCAGAAGCCCTAGTGAGGGAGTGCAATATAAATGAAGAA CCCATCAACATCCTTGGTGCAGAGTTGTTAGAATGTCTTTACTGGAGAAAAGGAGCCCTGCTTTACATGTATTGTCATACAGCAAAAGAAAGGAATGAATGGCTACGAGAAAACATTGCCATATTTAAAAAG TGTCTTAATGATGGAGTTCATTACTTAATGAAGATGCTTAGCTTTAGATGCCCTCATCAGCTAAATGAAGATGTCTCACTTCAAGATAAAGACACAGCTAGATTACTCagtgaag GTGTATTTAGTGACACTCACTTACTGGCAATGATGTACAGTGGAGAAATGTGCTACTGGGGTCTGCAGCACTGTggagaagagaagcaggaaaGCCTTGAGGCGACAGATCCTGTCTGTAGCAGTGGCCCGAGCTGCAGATCACAGAGCGTGTCGCTGGATTTCAGAGAAACGGGCAAAAACATGTTAACGAAGTATGTGGCTGTATGTGAGGGACCTTTAAAAGGCCAAGGGTGGAACACAACAGCTGCAAAACAAATGCTGCGTTGCTTCGTGAAATCACACGACTAA